The genomic region ACAACTCAGCTGAAATCCGGGGTTCGCAGACACGATGTGCATTACTGGGTTGGGGAGGAGGCTAAAGAGGTGTGTGTTCTTGAACCTTGATACATCAACAATGCCACCCCACCCCCCAATTTTGCTTTGCTGTGCCTCCTTTTGCTTATGACTTCGTTTCTGCCCTGTTCTGGTCACCTAGGAAGATTGTTTCATGGCCTCGGACAAGGCTGTTGAGTTGGACGCAGCACTGGGCTCCAGCACGGTCCAGTACAGGGAAACACAGGGTGAAGAATCTGACAAGTTCTTGTCATACTTCAAACCGTGTGTCATCCCAATACAAGGCCGCTTCTTTTCACACCTGAAAGGATCTGGTGATAGATCCAGCGCGACCACGATGTTTAGGTGCCAAGGAGAGCACGTTGCTCGTGTCACACAAGTAAGAAGAGATACTATCTCAGGATTTTCATTCGTTTCTTGGTGCCTGCTGAGTGCTGATGCAAGACAACCTGTTGTGTTTCAAATCCTGTCTCAGGTTCCGTTTTCACGGTCCTCTCTGGATCACAAATCGGTTTTTATAGTGGACACGCCGTCAAAGCTTTTCCTTTTCAGTGGCTGTAATTCTCGTATGCAAACAAGGGCTAAAGCGTTGGATGTTGTTAAGCATCTGAAGGAGAATCGACACTTGGGAAGATGTGAGATCGCGACAATAGGTACAGCTATAGactgttgattttgcaaaagaatggCTGGAAAGATGCTAGCTCCAATTTTATTTACATTGTCACTGATTGTAGAGGATGGAAAGCTTGTTGGTGATTCTGATGCTGGAGAGTTCTGGAACTTGTTTGGAGGCTATGCGCCTATTCCTCGTGATCTACCTGACGCAATCAAGGAAGAGCCACTAACTGCACCATCTAAGAAACTTTTTTGGTAACTACTCCCCTGTTCAGTTTAAGCTTAACTAACCTGAACCCTGAAGTTGCTGCGACATGTTTGGCATGCTTTCCTGcctgcaggatcaataagaaaaaCCTTGTTCCACTCGAGGCACACCCGTTGGATAGAGAAATGCTGAACTCAGACAGAAGTTACATGCTGGACTGCAGCACTGAAATATTCTTATGGATGGGGATGACAACACTGGTTTCAGAGAGGAAGTCATCTGTTGCTGTCTTGGAAGTAAGCACATGAAACTCATTATATTCCTTTCTTCTATTACTACATGCACTCGGTGTCTGAAACCAATACCTTTTAAACTGTTGTCATGTATAGGATTATGTGCACTCCCAAGGCAGGTCATTCAACGTTCACACATTTATAATGACAGAAGGCCATGAAACTGTTGACTTTAAGCTGCACTTTCAACACTGGTCCAGGAATGTTGAGCTAAAGTTATATGAGGCTGGCCGAGAGAAAGTGGCAGGTGTGAGGACCATGATGATGTTGTCCATCAATTGTTTTCATTTAGATCATTGTAGAAGTCATGATAGGTTCTGATGCCAAATCATGGTACAGCTATTTTCAAGCATCAGGGCTATGATGTCACAGAAATTCCTGAGGATAAACCTCAGCAGTTCATCAATTGTAATGGCAGTCTGAAGGTAATATTCCCTACCTTAGTGTTGAGATGTATGTAGCATTTTAAAAACGAATAAAATTCATTGCAGGTTTGGTTGGTGGACCATGGTTGTACAAACCTTCTTAGTACTGAGGACCAGGAAAAATTGTACACTGGAGACTGTTATATCATACGGTATAGCTATTTTGAAAATGGAAAAAATTACCATCTGTTCTTTGCATGGTCTGGTAAGAATAGTGTAAAGGTACGTTCTTTGTAACTCCATCCATGTAACCTATTGATATTTCAGAGAAAAGGCTGTTAAAACATggcctacaactattaggatccaGATGTATTGCTTGCCTCTGTTTGCACATACATGTTGTGCAATTGTTCAACGTTTTGCATGTTACATAACTTGTGCGTTTACCTGCAGGATGATAGAATGGCGGCAACATCGTTAATGTCTAGCATGGTTGATTCAGTCAAAGGGCATCCAGTTGTGGTCAGCTAATTCAGCTTTTCACCCCTAAA from Zea mays cultivar B73 chromosome 6, Zm-B73-REFERENCE-NAM-5.0, whole genome shotgun sequence harbors:
- the LOC103630029 gene encoding villin-1 isoform X2; the protein is MASDKAVELDAALGSSTVQYRETQGEESDKFLSYFKPCVIPIQGRFFSHLKGSGDRSSATTMFRCQGEHVARVTQVPFSRSSLDHKSVFIVDTPSKLFLFSGCNSRMQTRAKALDVVKHLKENRHLGRCEIATIEDGKLVGDSDAGEFWNLFGGYAPIPRDLPDAIKEEPLTAPSKKLFWINKKNLVPLEAHPLDREMLNSDRSYMLDCSTEIFLWMGMTTLVSERKSSVAVLEDYVHSQGRSFNVHTFIMTEGHETVDFKLHFQHWSRNVELKLYEAGREKVAAIFKHQGYDVTEIPEDKPQQFINCNGSLKVWLVDHGCTNLLSTEDQEKLYTGDCYIIRYSYFENGKNYHLFFAWSGKNSVKDDRMAATSLMSSMVDSVKGHPVVAQVFEGGEPELFLSVFKSLIIFKGGRSAAYKSSVLQKSPRNGCHESEGVALFRVQGLKHYCVQAIQVDLVASSLNSSHCYILQDNGLFLTWLGGLSSPSDHNILDMIMSKLCPMEQSLLVREGSEPDHFWKALGGRSEYSKEKRVKGWPADPHLYACRFEQGLLKVKEVFSFCKDDLATEETLILDCNEEIYVWVGLHSDITSKEQALNVGKMFLKDAVHGGRSMETTVYAVTEGDEPGFFTSFFDWDNSKQSYMVGNSFERKLAVLKGVSPKLETPDRSLRRPSRRPGVSSEPTTPEHQQPTARRAFGSTSAGRFARERSPAVAPPTLSPSPKSRSSSSTPTTVARRLFPASVHASEAVHVVSTATARRR